Proteins encoded by one window of Glycine soja cultivar W05 chromosome 15, ASM419377v2, whole genome shotgun sequence:
- the LOC114385720 gene encoding auxin-induced protein 22C-like, translated as MEKEGVGLEITTELRLGLPGGELPDKNEKMKKRVFSEINQGDENSSSEEDRKIQTKNQVVGWPPVCSYRKKNTINETKMYVKVSMDGAPFLRKIDLAMHKGYSELALALEKFFGCYGIGSALKDEENVEQVPIYEDKDGDWMLVGDVPWEMFIESCKRLRIMKRSDAKGFDLQPKGSLKGFIEGVTK; from the exons atggagaAAGAAGGTGTTGGGCTTGAAATCACTACTGAGCTAAGGTTGGGCCTTCCCGGTGGGGAATTACCTGACAAGAacgagaagatgaagaagagggTGTTCTCGGAGATTAATCAAGGTGATGAAAACAGCTCCTCCGAAGAAGATCGCAAAATCCAAACCAAAAACCAAGTGGTTGGGTGGCCTCCGGTGTGTTCGTACCGCAAGAAGAACACCATCAATGAAACCAAAATGTACGTCAAAGTTAGCATGGACGGGGCTCCTTTCTTGCGTAAAATTGATTTGGCTATGCACAAGGGATATTCGGAGCTAGCCTTGGCCTTGGAGAAGTTCTTCGGTTGCTATGGAATTG GCTCAGCGTTGAAGGATGAGGAGAATGTTGAACAAGTTCCCATATACGAGGACAAAGATGGTGACTGGATGCTCGTTGGAGATGTTCCTTGGGA GATGTTTATTGAGTCATGCAAGAGGTTGAGGATTATGAAGAGATCAGATGCAAAGGGCTTCGATCTGCAACCAAAAGGGTCTTTAAAGGGATTTATAGAAGGCGtgacaaaatga